The genomic DNA CTGTGCCGGTAATCAGTTTACCATGGCCGAAGCACAGACTCCGAAAAAAGTATGTAAAGGAAAAAAGCCTTCCGCAGAAAGTCCTAATAACTATTGTAGACGCTGTAAAGTGGCACTTAGAATACTGTATGGAAGTTCTTGGAAGTCTGTTTCCACGGAAAATTTATTTCGTCCGTCGGGGAAGAAAGGCATCGAAGGCGAGATTTTATCACACGAATTAAACAAAATAGGAATCATCGTAGAAAAATCTCCTTCTCTCTCCGAAAGACTGTGCAAACCATGCGCAGCTAAAATAAGACGTACATGTGAAGGATTCAGTTTTATACGAGATACGATCAATGTTCCAAATCCCAAATTACAGTTCGTCAAAGAAATAGAGGTCGAGGTAGAAGTCGCGAGTGATGATGAGTCGCAAGCCTTTAGAACTAAAAGAGGGCTTCCAACAACTGTTTCGACGCCTCACCGAAGCCCCCTTGTCAAAAAGGCTCCAAGGATTTCACGTGAAAACTACGACGGGAACACTAAAAAGTTGAGAGGAAGCCGACTTCGAAAATCGTTGGGGGAGGAATTCCAGGAAATTGAGCCATGGCCAAGTTCCGATGATCTGGCCAAGCAAAATGAAGATGCTTACCTCAACATTGATGATATTCTTGGTTCAGGACAGACACGGGTAAAGGTGTTGATACTGTGGCCGAATGGAAGAACAGATGTCAAGACACCCTCTCTTAACGAAGATATTCTTCTCATCAAGAATATGGCTCTAAATAATTTGCAAGTAGTCGCAAATATTGTATTCAAGCATCCTCGATTAAGACCGGAAATCTTAAAGTCACTATGGCGCAGCCTTAACACTGAATTTAAAGAATATAGCTCCGCCGATTCAATGTTGAAAGGTCGTTCAACAGAAGACCTAATTGCATTCTCGAGTGTTTCATTTGTTAGGGAGTTAATCGAAAGGTGCCCATTTTGGAGTTCTTGTGTTAGCGGAGCGAGTGGTGTGGATTTGAAGGAAATCGATGAGATCCAAGATTTCGCAGTAAACTCTATGGCACTCGCCAGCTCTGTAACTGCTCGTGTTCGTAATAACACCATGTCTGCTCTAGCCTACCGAGTTTCCTGTGTCTTGTTTCATAGTGGAGTGTCTCATCAAGATTTGATTCGTCTAAACCATTTGGGAATTTGCATGTCTCCCGACAGGGTGTTGCATCTTCAGCATAATTTGGGAGAAAACTTTGACTCGAAAGTGCTGTGTTACAAAAAGGCACTGGAAGAGAAACCACTAGAAACTTTGGCTCTATtgaggaaaattaaagaaaaacaatgcccTGAAAACACGGACGACGAAGGGCTGCATGTGATAGATGTCAGTGAAGATAAATTAAAGTGTTACCAACACTTTTCACCTCAAGCGTTTGGTGCATCCACACAGATGTTTGAAGCAGAGAAAGCAAAGATGAATGTCAATTCTGTCTCTAGTGCGGTTCTAAAGCAAGTCATAAGTCATCACACGAGGTTCAACTTCCCTTTTTTTAAgtacaaaaaattttttttcaacattcAAAAGTAACTACAGTATTCTGCATGCTAGCTTTGAGGTTCTTGGTGTATGAACTTGAAACCCCAAATATCATCTGACATATGTGTATACAGGTGCCCTGGCCCAATAGGTGGTGTACATTAACAGGAAATGATCAGTGAACAAGCTTAGGAATAATTACTTCAAGTCATTTTGTCATCTTCACATGCACCACCACACGAAGGCTTGTGTGTACCAAGAAAAAGGAATCCTCTTTAAACACATAGTAAATTCTTTATGGATCAAGTTTCAGTGTAGATAGTTGTGTATTTCCTTCGTTCACTAGTTAGATTTTTATATTGCAAAAAAGAAGTAGGCCATTTTACAGCCATCTTTACCTCATGCTTGCTTAATTTCATTATGATATATTTACAGGTTGGTTGGTGACAATATTGACCATGAAATCCGAGCCAGGGTCCAAACAAAAGATCGCAGTAACCAGTCAATCCACTGGACTCACCAGTATGCCATTAAAGACAGTGTCATCAATCCACTTCTTAACAACAGCAAAGCACAGAAAAGCCTTGACCAGTTGCAGTTGATGGATCTCTTGCCAACTCCTGAGGTTCAAGCAAGATTAAAGAAGACTTGGGCCATAATTGTCAGCCGAGCAGTTACCACACACCTCAATGAATTTCAATCCTTGCGAAGTGTTGTGATCAAACACATACCTCACCCATTCTCTGCTGAAGCATCTAAAAAGTCCGAAATGGTAAGTACTTGGCCACAATATTAAATTAGAATGTAATAAGTTATACTTCATAATATGGTTAATATGATACTGCATGATACAACTAACCAGAAATTTGCCATTAAGATGGTCATGATCAAAGGCCAaacaagatgaaaaataaaCTGTCTCAATATTCAAAGGGGTCATTAACTGACGATTAAACTTATTTTGCTGACTAGTGTTGTCTTGGTATGGAGTTCTTCAACCTAATATAGCTGGTGAGATGGCCCAGTTGctcatgaaaaaccaagaaCTTTATGTTCCATGCAGTGGTGATGGAGAATCAAAACAGGTCATCACATCCATCCCTTTCCATGGTGATCAACTGTTTGAGGAGCGTGCAAGAAATGTTATAGGCACTTTCAAGGATGGAGACAATGAATTTGACCGGCTTGAAGGACTCCACCCTGAGTTTGCTGACTGGCATGCAAAGGTTAACTTGTATGAGGTAAATGGGAGTAATGTATTTATGGGAGCCATAGCAATACCTATTGCAACAAATTTTTGAAGTCTTTGTAGTAGTCAGTGAGGGTAATGCCTTCACATGTAAAGTGTATAACAAACTGTTTATTACTATCACAATGTTAGGACAGTGCTTGATTCCAAAAGTATCTATGTGCATTGTTCAAGAGCAGAAGCAAGGCCACAGTGTTTTCATGCAAAATACTAGCACTATTGCTATCAACTAAGTTTATCTTCCTTGTTTTTAATCATAGCTGGAATACAAAATGTTCTACAAAGAGGAGTCAGCTGGTGAACTGGGGACCACAAAAGCAAGTATTAAtagaacaagaaaaacaaatgcatCACCTGGTCCACATAACAAGTACAATGAGTATAAAGATTTTCATGAATGTGAAGTGGAGGGTCATATCTGTGCTGCATTCCTAGAGATGTCTGGAATGACAAAAGTTGATGGTATGGATTTGTTCAAGAAAATTACAGTACTTTTACAAAAGGTGTCAATTTGTACTTACAGTTAAGCCAAAGGTGAAATATTCTTGTCaccaaatgaaaataaaataaactttagTAATAACCTAATTTTCTTGATGTTCCTTTTTTACAGAAGTGTTGACTTTACCCATGTTAacatgttatttttattttatattatacATATTGCGTCCTATATTTTCAAAGGACCttgtaagttgctcactgtgtGCTTTCACTTTTTGAAGATAAACCAAACTACATTCTGCCTGATGCTTCAGTGAGCAAAACAACCAAGAGTAAATGGTTGCTCAGTCTCTGTGAGACCTTCATTGACAAGTATGTATTTGATTCTGGTGATATCAACTCCCTGGTTCAACAAACACACGAGTTAGAACTTGCAACTCTTGGCCATTACAACTGCAGGGCAGAAGGGTGTGAGAGGGTCTTTCTTTATCACTCTGGAAGAGTCAGgtaaaaattacatgtatgctTAATGATAAGTGTAACACATGTTTATATAGTATTGTTTTCAAAATGCTTATTGACCATCATTTTTCGAATAAATTTTTTTCGCTGCCAAAGATAACAATATCCATATCAAATGCAATTTTTATTAGGGTACCTTTTGAATGACATCCCTTGTGCAAATTCTGTAATGGTTGATAAACCCCATTCAATAGAAGTGTATCATCACAAAAATAGAGTACTGCttctaaaatgtattttatgtaTCCAATTTATGATCACAGCCATGAAGTTAAAGCTCATCATATGAGAAATGATCGCCACGGCAAACTGAGGGATGAATATGGTTACTACTACTGTCGTGGTGAATGTGGGAATGTGTTCAACACTAAAGTTACAAGAAATAGGTACACTTTTTTCCCTTAAAAATTCAAGCGGTTAGGTAGTATATGAGACTTGTTGACaagttcattaattttattgatttcacAACAGGCATGAGAAGAAGTTTCATCCCCATTTTGTTCCCTCTGATGAAAATACAACACAAGAAATGCAGTCCTCCAGTCTTACTGACCACCTGTACAACTACCACAATGGAAAGCTGAAATTTgggttgattttgtttgatttcaatGATGCTGTACAGGAAGGGGATGGGCAAAGATTGCATGACCTTTACAAATTAGCATTACTTTTGTATAAATCAGGGGGACACTTTAAGTATGCTTATGTTGTGCTTCTTCACCTAGTCAAGATTGCAGCCCTCTATTCTGAGTTTGAGGCTTTCCAGCTTTTGTGGAATAGATTCTACAACAAGTACGGCCTACCAGGTGGAAACATTTCTTTAGATCTAAAGAAAGAGCAGCTTCACAAAGTTCTGAAAACTATCTGGAGGGCACTTGGGCCAAACTTAAATGAAACAAGTGCATCACGTACAGCAGAAACTCTAGAAAATTTGCAGAGGCTCCTTCAGTCAATTGACAATGATTGTGGCTTACACCAGCACAAAGGATATAGATCAAAAGGAAATAACACAGAAGCAGTCGTGCAAGTAGTTTCAGATTTAATGCAAATCAAAGCCTTTAAGTTCACCCCTGGTAGAGATGGTCACCTGTCATTTCCAGATTTTCCTAGCAGCATTATAAATCTTGACTACCGAGATCTCCATGAATGGATGTCTGACAAGAAGAAAATTTGGAAGTCCATGTATGAAAAGGCAGATTAATACTTTAAACTTTAGCTGTATTGTAAACAGATGCTAGCACATGTGGTGTCTTCTAGGAGTTACTGGAAGTTGAATAATTATAATACATGACAACCCAAACCCAAAGAACCCTCCATTTTAAAATGTAGCCTAAACAGGTTCTTACCTAAATTGTAATTAACAGAAATTTAGAAATGGCACTTATTCAGAAGGTGTGTAATCCATTAACTTTACATGAAGTCATCTTCTGTCTCAAATGAAGGACTGTCTGAGTCACTCTCATCAAATGTGTATTCCACTGGTAGTGGGAACTTTGGTTCAATTTGCCTCCCAAAAAGTTCCACCATAATTTCAAGGTTAGGTATATCCTCAAATACTTCATTAAATACTtcaagaattttcaaagcatgttgaACAGAAAACAAGGGTGTACACTCTGTAACATCCAATACTGTAAATATGCTGTGGGCTTTCTTTTCAAGTCCCTCCACTATATCATTAGCATACCCATGAGAAATGTTTTTACTGAACAAATTCAAAGTTGGCACAATCATCTCCATAACTTCATTCAAAGCATCAAGCAAGTCCTCCCTATCTTTTAAAGAAATTGGCCGAGTCATGCATGGTTGTTCTGCAGTGGCTTCTGGCTCCCTTTCAAATGCAGGAGCTGTTACATTACAGCCTGTGTCCAAGCAATTGCATGTTTGTGCACAATTCTTACAACAATCATGCCCAGGTTGATGTGGCTGgatttttttatcaaaaggcttATAGGCTTCTGTGCGGTAACAACCATCTGTTTGAAGAAAATTCTTCACATCCTGTTCACAGAAACTGACTTGTTGTCCATAGTATATGGTCAACACTTGTGTTTGCTTCCCATCTCTTCCCCCACGGCCAGATTCTTGATGATAGTCCAACAAGTTGCATGCAGGTCCCCAGTGAATCACATATCTCACATCAGGGAAATTAACTCCCATACTAAGTGCAGTACTTGCAATAACCACCCTCTTCTTTCCTTCTCCTTTAAATGATTTAATAATTCGATCTTTGTACTTGTGCAATGTTAAAGAGTGGTAGATTCCGATAAGACAGTTATCAGATGATTGATCATCACATGGAGAATATGCTGACTTACTTAACTCAAGCAAAAGATGGTTTAATACAACAGCAATGTCTGTTAATGTTCCATTGCAAAATATTATCGTCTTCGGGGTGTAAATGCCTTTTTCTTTCAGTAAACTAACAAGCCATGCCAACTGCTTGAAACGCATTTCCTTCTTGCACTTGACAACTGAAATCCTGAGATTAGGTCGGTTTGGGCTAACATAGATCTTGTGGACAAGTTTCATCCCCAACTGCTTAATGATTACGTCCTGTGTTCTATCATCTGCAGTGCCAGTTATTGCCAGGACGGGTGTCCCTTGaatcaatttaagcaatttagTAAGAAACAATGTAAGTTATACTTGTTCTTTGTATCCGAATACAAAGATGGTGAAGTGGAACAAGAAAAATAGTGATGCATTTTTATGACAAAGAATAGGGTGCATGCATGCCAATGccaaaaatcaatttttctgTGAACAGATTTTCAGACATGATCAATCCCACAACGTTTTCTCCTCGCCAAAGATAAAACCAACGAGAAAATCTTTAGCTATGGCGACAATCTTGGCATTGGGTTGAAATTATAGCAAGCAAAAAGGTTTCCTTTCTTACCTTGTTGACAGAATGATCGTAGAGTTGACAATCGGCCAAACGCCTCACGAAAAGCACTGGTGCTTGTTTTGTTCCCTGACCTGGTGgttgtaaaaagaaaattagcaaTTAAAGCCATAAATCAGCTAAACTGAACCTAGTAATGAGGAAATGCCTTTTCCCTGTCCACATCTCCACTGTATGTGACTCGTTGATTACAATTGCTGCCAAATGTTGGTGAATCGAAGAACAGTTGTCTTTCAGGACATTTAACAATCGTTCCTCTAGCACCTTTTCTGCTGAACCAAAGAGTAGTTGACATTTTGCAGATTTCAACTCCTCCAAGGATAGATCGGCAACCGATGATGCTGAAAGACCCATATTCCTGGCCTCGGAAATCTGGTCATTGATGATACTCTGCAAGGGACAGAGCACTAACGCTGTTTGAAGTCGCTCTCGTTCCATTTCGGCCGCAAGTACAAAGGCTTGGAAAATCAAACTCTTCCCGAATCCCGTTGGCAAGACAGCGAGGACGTCGTGTCCATCTAACAAGGAAACCACTGCATCGCGCTGTTCCACCTTCAAACTCGTCGTAGAATCGCAAAGTTTATCAACTGCTTTCCGCAACAATACATCCCTGTCCACCATTTTGCTCGTCTCTTACACCGGAAACTAACAGAGCTTTGACGTCATCGAGCAattaatttcagccaatcagtattttgcgtccaaaatttggacgcggcattcaaaattcaatgcCGTGCGGGCAGGCTCTCCTTCTACCCcagccccagtccctcggagagcctgctcgcaggctaatctTGCCGTATCTGATTTGACCGAGCAGACCTTTTTAGCAGGGGAGATACTtgcacctcccccccccccttcccccgtGCGTATGCGCCTGTCTTTAGGTGCAAACACGTTCGGTTTGGGATTGAATACCATCCTTAATGCTCTCATGCAACCTATTTTTCCAGAACAAACATATAAATTAAAAGACATGCGTGAATCCTTCTTTCGGAATTATGGAAGACAATTCACTTCATGCAACGTACGTtattcttattttcttttttaattttttatttaaacttaTTTATCTTCATGTTTGCCCCAAGAGGTAAATGAGCTGATCGGGGGGTGGGGGGCTTACACCTACACTCTTATTACCACATAAAAGATCAACATGGGCACGGGATACAAAGTAAGTCagaaaagaaagttttaagTTAATTAGGTTAATTAGAATgaccacaaaaagaaaaagaaaatcgtaCGTTATTATCAGTATACAATATATTACGAAAAAGGATTGGGGACGAGTGCTGCCCGATCGTCCACATTTTGGGCTTCAACCTATGTAAACTGTTCAAAGTGAAATTTTATGAAAACATACCATCCTATTGTAGGTGTCAGCTGTTGCTTCATGTCAGCCATTGTCCGGAAAAGGCAGTGGACTGCCCCGTTAAAGGATGCACGCAAATGTTTAAAAGGAAACAGTGGGAATTACATATGCGCACGTGTGCTTTAAGCCACGCCAAACAAACTGATGGAGAAATTCAATGGCTGAGGCAGGTCATTTACAAAAAGgtgaatgattgttttattcTACTGTTACCCTCAACACCTAACAtttcactttgttgttttgtggactaCGGCAAAGAATTCCACTGCAATTCGTTCTGCACCTGCAGTAAGAGTAATTTTCCTCCTTTAACCAATAGTGTTCTTGGTTTGTGACATTGTCGTAGGCGAAGCCCTCATCGTTGACAACTGACATTCTAATAGTAGTGACTGACTGAAGCGTAACGGTagtataatatatttttttataccaGGACTTCACCATGAACCCAgccaagacaagacaagacaagatgatttatttaactcagctcagTTTCACATAACATATAAAAGATTATAGGTAAAATTTACATAGGCAACAAAAGAGAGTGTAATAAGAGTGTAAggtgtaataacaaaatagggagcgagttgggatcatccaaatagcaaaggctaatctagtggatgacccctacaataaaatacaattagagacggaatttaaaatatatttttttataaaaagatATTTCTTCATCCGCTAAGGTAGATAattaattagaataacaattaaGCATAGAGTCCTTAAGAGTTTTACGAAATATTCTAagagaatttgaattagttATACTTGTAGGCAAGGAATTCCAAAGGCGAGGACCAGTAAATTTTAGGGAGCGTAAGCCATATTGAGTGGTATTAACAGAGGCTACATAAAGATTTCTATTACATGATTGCCTTGTTGCATAGGAATGAACAGaagatgtaaaattgaaatactTACTGAAACAGGGGGGTAACAATCCGTGTGACCACTGATAAACGAAAGAGGTGATCTGTgattcaataacatcattgaGCTTAAGTAGATTGAGAGACTTGAACAGAGGTTCAGAATGAGATTTTGGTTCAGagaaagatattattctgattgctcttttttggataataaataattgtGTTAGAAATGTTGGAAAGGTTAAACCCCAGACATGGACACCATAAGTGAGGAAAGGATAGATAAGAGAGTAATAAAGCATGACAAGAATATGTTTGCTGACATAATATCTCACTTTTGACAAGATACCAACagtttttgatagtttcaaacaAAGCTCGTAAATATGACTTTTCCATGTTAAGTTGGAGTCAAAAGTTATGCCTAAGTACTTAGTAGAGTCAACTTGTTTAATAAgttcatcatcaattttaatcCTTAACGACTGATTAGGTTTGAGTTTACTGGAATGAAATAgaataaaattagttttagagATACTAAGTGCTAATCGATTACATTTCATCCATTCGGCAACAGATCTTAATTCATGATTTAGGGTTGCTTCAAGGTGGCTAAGGTTTTTGctagaaaaataaatgttagtatcatcagcaaatagatgaAATGTTAGTAAACAAGAAGTATTGGGCaaatcatttacatataataagAATAAAAGGGGTCCTAGAATAgatccttgtggaacaccacaaGTCACTGGTAAGGAAAGTGAGTTATGGCCATTAACATttacaaattgttttctttgagataagtaagatttcaaccaatcaagcaC from Montipora capricornis isolate CH-2021 chromosome 2, ASM3666992v2, whole genome shotgun sequence includes the following:
- the LOC138036997 gene encoding ATP-dependent DNA helicase RecQ-like, giving the protein MVDRDVLLRKAVDKLCDSTTSLKVEQRDAVVSLLDGHDVLAVLPTGFGKSLIFQAFVLAAEMERERLQTALVLCPLQSIINDQISEARNMGLSASSVADLSLEELKSAKCQLLFGSAEKVLEERLLNVLKDNCSSIHQHLAAIVINESHTVEMWTGKRSGNKTSTSAFREAFGRLSTLRSFCQQGTPVLAITGTADDRTQDVIIKQLGMKLVHKIYVSPNRPNLRISVVKCKKEMRFKQLAWLVSLLKEKGIYTPKTIIFCNGTLTDIAVVLNHLLLELSKSAYSPCDDQSSDNCLIGIYHSLTLHKYKDRIIKSFKGEGKKRVVIASTALSMGVNFPDVRYVIHWGPACNLLDYHQESGRGGRDGKQTQVLTIYYGQQVSFCEQDVKNFLQTDGCYRTEAYKPFDKKIQPHQPGHDCCKNCAQTCNCLDTGCNVTAPAFEREPEATAEQPCMTRPISLKDREDLLDALNEVMEMIVPTLNLFSKNISHGYANDIVEGLEKKAHSIFTVLDVTECTPLFSVQHALKILEVFNEVFEDIPNLEIMVELFGRQIEPKFPLPVEYTFDESDSDSPSFETEDDFM